A DNA window from Phaenicophaeus curvirostris isolate KB17595 chromosome 11, BPBGC_Pcur_1.0, whole genome shotgun sequence contains the following coding sequences:
- the GRM2 gene encoding metabotropic glutamate receptor 2 yields the protein MAIPLATWLWLARLATCLAAGHGMAGKKEISTDGDLVIGGLFPVHEKGAGSEDCGKINEHRGIQRLEAMLFALDEINKDRSILPGVKLGAHILDTCSKDTYALEQSLDFVRASLTRVDGSEHICPDGSYAVHDDVPTAITGVIGGSYSDVSIQVANLLRLFQIPQISYASTSAKLSDKSRYDYFARTVPPDFYQAKAMAEILRFFNWTYVSTVASEGDYGETGIEAFEQEARMRNICIATSEKVGRSMNKKTYDGVVRALLQKPNARVVVLFTRSEDARELLAAAQRANVSFTWVASDGWGALESVVAGSEAVAEGAITIELAAYPIKEFISYFRNLHPYNNSRNPWFREFWEQKFKCSFHTQDCGWYSLKTGKFEPESKITFVINAVYAMAHSLHNMHQALCPNSTKLCDAMKPVNGKRFYKDFILNVNFDAPFRPADTKSVVRFDRYGDGIGRYNIFNYHFTDGRYRYQKVGYWAEGLILNTSLIPWAETSIPVSQCSDPCKKNEIKSMQPGDICCWICIPCQPYEYLLDEFTCMDCGLGYWPNETLNGCYELPQEYIRWKDVWAIGPVTISCLGFISTLFVFGVFMKNNDTPIVKASGRELCYILLTGVLMCYSMTFIFIAKPSTEVCTLRRLGLGTSFAVCYSALLTKTNRIARIFSGVKEGVQRPRFISPTSQVVICMALISCQLIIVLIWLLVETPGTGKETEPDKRYIVTLKCNNRDSNMLISLTYNVLLIVLCTVYAFKTRKCPENFNEAKFIGFTMYTTCIIWLAFLPIFYVTSSDYRVQTTTMCISVSLSGTVVLGCLFTPKLHIILFQPQKNVASHRVGTARFSVAAAGSSQSHGSASQYVPTVCNGREVVDSTTSSL from the exons ATGGCAATCCCCTTGGCCACCTGGCTGTGGCTGGCGCGCCTGGCCACCTGCCTGGCTGCCGGGCACGGCATGGCCGGCAAGAAGGAGATCAGCACGGACGGGGACCTGGTGATCGGAGGCCTCTTCCCCGTCCACGAGAAAGGAGCGGGGAGCGAAGACTGCGGGAAGATCAACGAGCACCGGGGCATCCAGCGCTTGGAGGCCATGCTCTTCGCCCTGGATGAGATCAACAAGGACAGGAGCATCCTGCCGGGGGTGAAGCTGGGCGCCCACATCCTCGACACCTGCTCCAAGGACACCTACGCCCTCGAGCAGTCCCTGGACTTTGTCCGCGCCTCCCTCACCAGGGTGGATGGCTCCGAGCACATCTGTCCTGACGGCTCCTATGCTGTCCACGATGACGTGCCCACGGCCATCACCGGTGTCATCGGGGGCTCCTACAGCGACGTCTCCATCCAG GTGGCCAATCTGCTGCGGCTCTTCCAGATCCCGCAGATCAGCTACGCTTCCACCAGCGCCAAGCTCAGTGACAAGTCCCGCTACGACTACTTTGCTCGCACTGTCCCACCGGACTTCTACCAGGCCAAAGCCATGGCAGAGATCCTCCGCTTTTTCAACTGGACCTACGTCTCCACCGTGGCCTCGGAGGGCGACTACGGGGAGACGGGGATCGAGGCCTTCGAGCAAGAAGCCCGCATGCGCAACATCTGCATCGCCACCTCGGAGAAGGTGGGGCGCTCCATGAACAAGAAGACCTACGATGGGGTGGTCCGGGCTCTCCTGCAGAAGCCCAACGCCAGGGTGGTTGTGCTGTTCACCAGAAGCGAAGATGCCCGGGAGCTGCTGGCGGCTGCCCAGAGAGCCAACGTGTCCTTCACGTGGGTGGCCAGCGATGGGTGGGGAGCCCTGGAGAGCGTGGTGGCCGGGAGCGAAGCGGTGGCAGAGGGAGCGATCACCATCGAGCTGGCAGCCTACCCCATTAAGGAGTTTATTTCCTACTTCCGTAACCTCCACCCCTACAATAACAGCCGAAATCCCTGGTTTCGGGAGTTTTGGGAGCAGAAGTTCAAGTGCAGCTTCCACACGCAGGACTGTGGCTGGTACTCCCTCAAGACGGGGAAGTTTGAGCCGGAGTCCAAGATCACGTTCGTGATCAATGCGGTCTACGCCATGGCTCACTCTCTCCACAACATGCACCAGGCTCTGTGCCCCAACTCCACCAAGCTCTGCGATGCCATGAAGCCCGTCAATGGCAAGAGGTTCTACAAGGACTTTATACTCAATGTTAATTTTGATG ctccattCAGGCCAGCAGACACCAAGAGCGTAGTTCGATTTGACCGCTACGGTGACGGGATCGGGCGCTACAACATCTTCAACTATCACTTCACGGATGGGCGGTATCGGTACCAGAAGGTGGGCTACTGGGCTGAGGGGCTCATCCTCAACACCAGCCTCATCCCGTGGGCTGAGACCTCCATCCCGGTGTCCCAGTGCAGCGACCCCTGCAAGAAGAACGAGATAAAGAGCATGCAGCCCGGAGACATTTGCTGCTGGATCTGCATCCCCTGCCAGCCCTACGAGTACTTGCTGGACGAGTTCACCTGCATGGACTGTGGTCTCGGTTACTGGCCCAACGAGACCCTGAATGGCTGTTACGAGTTGCCCCAAGAGTACATCCGCTGGAAGGACGTCTGGGCCATCGGTCCCGTCACTATCTCTTGCTTGGGTTTTATCTCCACCCTCTTCGTTTTCGGAGTATTCATGAAGAACAACGACACCCCCATTGTGAAGGCCTCTGGCCGGGAGCTCTGCTACATCCTCCTGACCGGGGTCCTTATGTGCTACAGCATGACCTTCATCTTCATCGCGAAGCCCTCCACGGAGGTGTGCACGCTGCGGCGGCTGGGGCTGGGCACGTCCTTCGCCGTCTGCTATTCAGCCCTCTTGACCAAGACAAATCGCATCGCCAGGATCTTCAGCGGGGTGAAGGAGGGGGTCCAGCGCCCCCGCTTCATAAGCCCCACATCGCAGGTGGTCATCTGCATGGCCCTCATCTCCTGCCAGCTGATCATCGTCCTCATCTGGCTGCTGGTGGAGACCCCCGGCACGGGCAAGGAGACAGAACCTGACAAGAGGTATATTGTCACCCTCAAGTGCAACAACCGCGACTCCAACATGCTCATTTCCCTCACCTACAATGTCCTCTTGATCGTCCTCTGCACAGTCTACGCCTTCAAGACGCGGAAATGCCCCGAAAACTTCAATGAGGCCAAGTTCATCGGGTTCACCATGTACACGACCTGCATCATCTGGCTGGCCTTCCTGCCCATCTTCTATGTCACCTCCAGTGACTACCGA GTCCAGACCACCACCATGTGCATCTCAGTGAGCCTCAGCGGCACCGTGGTCCTTGGCTGCCTCTTCACTCCCAAGCTCCACATCATCCTCTTCCAGCCTCAGAAGAACGTGGCCAGCCACCGCGTGGGCACCGCTCGGTTCAGCGTGGCGGCCGCTGGCTCCAGCCAGTCCCACG GCTCAGCCTCGCAGTACGTGCCCACGGTGTGCAACGGCCGCGAGGTGGTGGACTCCACGACGTCGTCCTTGTGA
- the RRP9 gene encoding U3 small nucleolar RNA-interacting protein 2 has protein sequence MAAAAAAAGRGGRRAKAPRGAAGRRRRPVPGAEGRPRAAAGRVVDEEVSSESETESPALGRRRREAAEEEEVDETPQEKKLRLAKKYLEELRQYEEERAADEEEEETQLVDLIGDRLKEDVLEQKGRLQRLVAKDVQPPDPASIRVLRGHQLPVTCLVISPDDKFIFSASKDGSLIKWEVESGKRLCVVPGGKKGTEERHLGHASHVLCMAISSDGKYLATGDRNKLIMIWDAATCKRLHIFTGHRDAVSGLSFRKGTHQLYSASHDRSVKVWNVAENAYMETMFGHQDVITGLDSLSRDCCVTAGGRDGTVRLWKIPEESQLVFCGHQGSIDCIQLINEEHMVSGADDGSVALWGLTKKKPLALARQAHGMRDAQGLQEPYWISAVAALRNSDLLATGSHSASVKLWKCGEGFRKLEPLGDIPLVGFVNSLKFSATGDFLVAGVGQEHRLGRWWRLKEAKNSVCIIPLKRKAAGPSPEAPDTS, from the exons atggcggcggcggcggcggctgcggggaGGGGAGGCCGGAGGGCCAAGGCCCCTCGGGGtgcggcggggcggcggcggcggccg GTCCCGGGCGCCGAGGGGAGGCCGCGGGCGGCAGCCGGCCGGGTGGTCGACGAAGAGGTGTCCAGCGAGTCTGAGACGGAGAG CCCAGCGttggggcggcggcggcgagaggcggcagaggaggaggaggtggacgAGACACCGCAGGAGAAGAAGCTGCGCCTGGCCAAGAAGTACCTGGAGGAGCTCCGGCAGTACG AGGAGGAGCGGGCGgcagatgaggaagaggaggagaccCAGCTGGTGGATCTCATCGGCGACCGGCTGAAGGAGGATGTG CTCGAGCAGAAGGGCCGGCTGCAGCGCCTCGTCGCCAAAGAC GTGCAGCCTCCGGATCCAGCCAGCATCCGAGTGCtgcggggccaccagctgcctGTCACCTGCCTGGTCATCTCTCCGGATGACAAGTTCATCTTTTCTGCTTCCAAGGACGGCTCCCTCATCAAAT GGGAGGTGGAGAGTGGGAAGAGGCTGTGTGTGGTGCCCGGAGGGAAGAAGGGCACCGAGGAGCGGCACTTGGGGCACGCATCCCACGTCCTGTGCATGGCCATCTCGTCGGACGGCAAGTACCTG GCTACGGGAGACAGGAACAAGCTGATCATGATCTGGGACGCAGCCACCTGCAAGCGGCTGCACATCTTCACTGGGCACCGCGACGCTGTCTCG GGTCTGTCCTTCCGGAAGGGCACGCACCAGCTGTACAGTGCCTCCCACGACCGCAGTGTCAAGGTCTGGAACGTGGCAGAGAACGCGTACATGGAGACCAT GTTCGGGCACCAGGACGTCATCACGGGGCTGGACAGCCTGAGCCGGGACTGCTGCGTGACGGCGGGGGGACGGGACGGCACCGTGCGGCTCTGGAAGATCCCTGAGGAATCACAGCTCGTGTTTTGTGGGCACCA GGGCTCCATTGACTGCATCCAGCTCATCAACGAGGAGCACATGGTGTCGGGGGCCGATGATGG GTCCGTAGCCCTGTGGGGGCTGACGAAGAAGAAGCCCCTGGCGCTGGCCCGGCAGGCGCACGGCATGCGGGATGCCCAGGGCCTGCAGGAGCCGTACTGGATCTCGGCTGTGGCCGCCCTGCGCAACAGCGACCTCCTGGCTACAG gTTCTCACAGTGCCAGCGTGAAGCTGTGGAAGTGTGGTGAGGGATTTCGGAAGCTGGAGCCCCTCGGGGACATCCCCTTG GTGGGTTTTGTCAACAGCCTCAAGTTCTCAGCAACCGGTGATTTCCTGGTGGCCGGCGTTGGGCAGGAGCACCG GCTTGGACGGTGGTGGAGGCTCAAGGAAGCCAAAAACAGCGTCTGCATCATCCCCCTGAAGCGGAAGGCAGCAGGCCCCAGCCCCGAAGCCCCCGACACCTCCTAA